The Bernardetia litoralis DSM 6794 genome includes a window with the following:
- a CDS encoding RNA polymerase sigma factor, with product MKDNKNTQKNSEENKNKRPLSNADDKEFSDKALKDFDLIDLAVKGDQQAYAELMNRYKNSVYFMLLKMVKNTDDAEDLTVEAFTKAFRSLKKFKKEYTFSTWLFRIATNNCIDFIRKKKLETLSLHTPYKNDSGEQIQMDVPDKNLTPQEAAIRTQKIEIIRNFVEQLPPKYKKLVELRYFKELSYDEIAKELNAPLGTVKAQLHRARELMYDLVKNKRDVI from the coding sequence ATGAAAGACAATAAAAATACCCAAAAAAATTCAGAAGAAAACAAAAATAAAAGACCCTTGTCTAATGCTGATGACAAAGAATTTTCAGACAAAGCTCTAAAAGATTTTGATTTGATTGATTTGGCAGTAAAAGGCGACCAGCAAGCATACGCTGAACTCATGAATCGTTATAAAAATTCGGTATATTTTATGCTTCTCAAAATGGTAAAAAATACAGATGATGCAGAAGATTTGACTGTTGAAGCATTTACAAAAGCCTTTAGAAGCCTTAAAAAATTTAAGAAAGAATATACATTTAGTACGTGGCTTTTTCGTATTGCAACTAATAATTGTATTGATTTTATTCGTAAGAAAAAACTAGAAACACTTAGTCTTCATACGCCTTACAAAAATGATTCGGGCGAACAAATTCAGATGGATGTTCCTGATAAAAATCTTACTCCACAAGAAGCAGCCATAAGAACTCAAAAAATAGAAATTATACGAAACTTTGTAGAGCAACTTCCACCAAAATATAAGAAATTAGTAGAGTTGCGTTACTTCAAAGAGCTTTCTTATGATGAAATTGCAAAAGAACTTAATGCACCTTTGGGAACTGTAAAAGCACAATTACATAGAGCTAGAGAATTGATGTACGACTTAGTGAAAAATAAGCGTGATGTGATTTAA
- a CDS encoding DUF1697 domain-containing protein: MTKYISILRGINVGGKRKILMKDLKELYHNLGFLNVETYIQSGNVIFDSDFNSELDRNKISNKIEKAIFEKYAFEVPVILRTKEELLHIQSLNPFIQSEKEEGNLINNLHLTFLESIPMAENIEKSKEIESKTTDKFEIIENNIFIFCNDKYHTSKLTNNFFEKKLKTKATTRNWKTIKKLGELISKK, translated from the coding sequence ATGACAAAATACATTTCCATTTTGAGAGGAATAAACGTAGGAGGAAAACGAAAAATTTTGATGAAAGACTTGAAAGAATTATATCATAATTTAGGTTTTCTGAATGTAGAAACTTATATCCAAAGTGGAAATGTTATTTTTGATTCTGATTTTAATTCTGAACTAGATAGAAACAAAATTTCTAATAAAATAGAAAAAGCAATTTTTGAAAAATATGCTTTTGAAGTTCCTGTAATTCTTCGTACAAAAGAAGAATTGCTTCATATTCAGTCTTTAAATCCATTTATTCAATCTGAAAAGGAGGAAGGTAATTTAATAAATAATCTTCATTTGACTTTTTTAGAATCAATTCCAATGGCTGAAAATATAGAAAAAAGTAAAGAAATTGAATCAAAAACAACAGATAAATTTGAAATTATAGAAAATAATATTTTCATTTTTTGTAACGACAAATATCACACTTCAAAACTGACAAATAACTTTTTTGAGAAAAAATTAAAGACAAAAGCAACAACTAGAAATTGGAAAACAATAAAGAAATTAGGAGAGTTAATCAGTAAAAAATAG